Proteins encoded within one genomic window of bacterium:
- a CDS encoding DUF4442 domain-containing protein: MSFYRKIKLTPQRAKRVFNWFPVYLFGRIKTTFIANDWKKMTVVVKRSFLNQNYVGTIFGGTLYAASDPQFMLMLLFILGEKNHIIWDKATTINYTKPATTDITFNFEVTDEMLAKIKSDLDETGKSHPVFNVQGIDKAGAVCCELVKTLSVKLKRKEG; encoded by the coding sequence ATGAGCTTTTATCGCAAAATAAAACTAACTCCACAAAGAGCTAAAAGAGTTTTTAACTGGTTTCCCGTTTATCTATTCGGTCGCATTAAAACCACCTTTATTGCCAATGACTGGAAAAAAATGACAGTTGTGGTGAAAAGAAGTTTTCTTAATCAAAACTATGTGGGCACCATCTTTGGAGGTACTCTTTATGCCGCCAGTGACCCGCAATTTATGCTGATGCTGCTTTTTATTTTGGGCGAAAAAAATCATATTATTTGGGATAAAGCCACCACCATCAATTATACAAAACCGGCTACAACAGATATTACCTTTAACTTTGAAGTGACTGATGAGATGCTGGCAAAAATTAAAAGTGATTTAGACGAAACTGGCAAATCGCATCCGGTATTTAATGTGCAGGGTATTGATAAGGCAGGGGCTGTGTGTTGTGAATTGGTAAAAACATTAAGTGTAAAACTTAAACGGAAAGAGGGATAA
- a CDS encoding DUF3147 family protein: MTTQSFFFFIFKAALSGVLIALTSTLAKTFPKWAALLTALPLMTFLSLIWIYVETKDLALLESYTRDVLIWVIPSLIFFVAAIYLFKAKVPFILSMGISTAVLFVGVFIFEKLHFLK, translated from the coding sequence ATGACAACGCAATCGTTTTTCTTTTTTATTTTTAAAGCGGCGTTATCGGGGGTTTTGATTGCTTTAACCAGTACTCTTGCTAAAACTTTCCCTAAATGGGCTGCGCTTCTTACGGCGCTGCCTCTTATGACTTTTTTATCCCTTATTTGGATTTACGTAGAAACAAAAGATTTAGCCCTGCTGGAATCGTACACGCGCGACGTGCTCATATGGGTAATTCCCAGCCTCATCTTTTTTGTAGCGGCTATTTATTTGTTTAAGGCCAAAGTGCCTTTTATCCTCTCGATGGGAATTTCTACGGCAGTTTTATTTGTGGGTGTGTTTATTTTTGAGAAACTTCACTTTTTGAAGTAA
- the dnaX gene encoding DNA polymerase III subunit gamma/tau, translated as MSYQVFARKYRPQNFTEVIGQDPVVTTLRNAIEHDRLHHAYLFCGARGVGKTSMARIFAKSLNCEKGPTITPCGTCKSCEEITKSISMDVLEIDGASNTGVDDVRELREQAKYLPSTGKYKIYIIDEVHMLSTNAFNALLKILEEPPAHLLFFFATTEPHKIPVTILSRCQRFDYKRVAYPVLVGHLKKILTAEKITLPEESLFLIARASEGSVRDSLSLMDQVVSFCGSNASPDKIRDMLGLADRVILLNLLDGLLKKEINIVLDIVNKIYDKGFDLKILGENLLELFRHLAVIREGGEKYVDLPQDEIDNLKKLSQDYDTFFFLTQFQILGKGVEELARSDFPRLLFETTLIKMMHARDLMSIAELSQKMVASTPVMPSVPGAATSTPSRFTPPVSQPKAQNVAPTQQAAQQSSPRTFVWNEFVAEIIKKVPSLGAMLEHARPLAVDAEKIDVGFENSVYLKMLESKKAQIEDFIKTNYKKTITFTLKPIAGTIDAPPSARDVRETTQKEKEDALKKKALSNPILKKAEELLGAKIAEVRVTKHT; from the coding sequence ATGAGCTACCAAGTCTTTGCCCGCAAATACCGTCCTCAAAATTTTACCGAAGTGATCGGCCAAGACCCCGTTGTCACCACTCTTCGTAATGCTATTGAACACGATCGCCTGCATCATGCCTATCTTTTCTGCGGGGCTCGTGGAGTGGGGAAAACCTCCATGGCGCGTATTTTTGCCAAATCTCTTAATTGCGAAAAAGGACCTACTATTACCCCTTGTGGTACATGTAAAAGTTGTGAGGAAATTACCAAATCCATTTCCATGGATGTTTTGGAAATCGACGGAGCCTCCAATACCGGTGTGGATGATGTGCGTGAATTGCGTGAACAGGCAAAATATCTGCCCTCTACCGGAAAATACAAAATTTATATCATCGATGAAGTGCACATGCTCTCTACCAATGCGTTTAATGCGCTTCTCAAAATTTTGGAAGAACCGCCGGCTCATCTTTTGTTCTTTTTTGCTACAACCGAGCCGCATAAGATTCCCGTCACCATTTTATCGCGCTGTCAGCGCTTCGATTATAAACGCGTGGCTTATCCGGTGCTGGTGGGTCACCTTAAAAAGATTTTAACTGCCGAAAAAATTACCTTACCTGAAGAATCTCTTTTTCTTATCGCAAGGGCGTCCGAAGGATCGGTGCGTGATAGCTTATCGCTGATGGATCAAGTGGTGAGTTTTTGCGGCAGCAATGCAAGCCCTGATAAAATCCGTGATATGCTGGGTTTGGCCGACCGTGTAATTCTTCTCAATCTCCTCGATGGCCTGCTTAAAAAAGAGATTAATATCGTCCTCGATATTGTGAATAAAATTTATGACAAAGGTTTTGATCTCAAAATCTTGGGTGAAAATTTGCTGGAACTCTTCCGTCACTTGGCTGTTATCCGCGAAGGAGGGGAGAAGTATGTGGATTTGCCCCAGGACGAAATTGATAACTTAAAAAAGCTCTCGCAAGATTACGATACGTTCTTTTTCTTAACCCAGTTTCAGATTTTAGGAAAAGGGGTTGAAGAATTAGCCCGTTCCGATTTTCCTCGTCTTTTATTTGAAACCACACTGATTAAAATGATGCATGCGCGTGATCTTATGTCGATTGCCGAGCTTTCTCAGAAAATGGTGGCAAGCACCCCTGTTATGCCCAGTGTTCCCGGTGCTGCTACATCTACTCCTTCGCGTTTTACACCGCCTGTCTCTCAGCCAAAAGCGCAAAACGTTGCTCCAACGCAGCAAGCAGCTCAACAAAGCTCACCCCGTACTTTTGTGTGGAATGAATTTGTAGCCGAAATTATTAAAAAAGTGCCGTCACTAGGCGCTATGCTAGAACATGCACGTCCATTGGCGGTGGATGCCGAGAAAATTGACGTGGGTTTTGAAAACTCGGTTTATCTTAAAATGCTAGAATCCAAAAAGGCACAAATAGAAGATTTTATAAAAACGAACTATAAAAAGACCATCACTTTTACTCTTAAACCCATTGCAGGGACTATTGATGCCCCTCCTTCGGCGCGGGATGTGCGCGAAACTACCCAAAAAGAAAAGGAAGACGCGCTTAAAAAGAAAGCGCTCTCTAATCCCATCCTTAAAAAAGCCGAAGAATTATTGGGTGCTAAAATTGCCGAAGTACGTGTGACGAAGCACACGTGA
- the ruvB gene encoding Holliday junction branch migration DNA helicase RuvB, with amino-acid sequence MERSNNNLAGIPVEDDRRFDVSLRPKNLSEYIGQTKLKEKLSVFITASQKRGEALDHCLFCGPPGLGKTSLANIIAHEMNAPLKSTSGPVIERSGDLAALLTNLEPGSVLFIDEIHRLNPIVEEVLYPAMEDFTLDIVIGQGPSAKSIKLDLPRFTLVGATTRAGLLTSPLRDRFGIVERLDFYEAADLNQIITRSASILGVSIEETGAMEIAKRSRGTPRIANRLLRRVRDYAEVKNKGVISLNIAQYALEQLEVDAMGFDAMDRKFLRALIDKFGGGPAGIEAIAASINEEKETLEDVYEPFLIQQGFINRTPRGRTATPRAFEYLGFKPPAKSTNQDSLF; translated from the coding sequence ATGGAACGCTCCAACAATAATTTAGCCGGAATACCCGTAGAAGACGACCGACGCTTTGATGTGAGCCTGCGCCCTAAAAATTTAAGCGAGTATATTGGCCAGACCAAACTAAAAGAAAAATTATCGGTATTTATTACGGCTTCTCAAAAAAGGGGTGAGGCACTCGATCATTGTCTTTTTTGCGGACCTCCAGGTTTGGGCAAAACTTCTCTGGCCAATATTATTGCACACGAAATGAACGCGCCGCTTAAATCTACATCGGGCCCGGTGATAGAACGTTCGGGCGATTTAGCAGCCTTGCTTACCAATTTGGAACCTGGTTCTGTACTGTTTATCGACGAAATTCATCGCTTAAACCCTATTGTAGAAGAAGTGCTGTATCCGGCCATGGAAGATTTTACGCTCGATATTGTGATTGGTCAGGGGCCTTCAGCAAAATCTATTAAGCTGGATCTCCCCCGTTTTACTTTAGTAGGGGCCACAACGCGTGCCGGCCTCCTTACCTCACCACTCCGCGATCGTTTTGGCATTGTGGAACGTTTAGATTTTTATGAAGCCGCCGATTTAAATCAAATTATTACCCGTTCGGCCTCAATTTTAGGGGTATCCATAGAAGAAACTGGCGCCATGGAAATTGCCAAACGCTCGCGTGGTACTCCCCGTATTGCCAACCGTTTATTACGCCGCGTGCGTGATTACGCCGAGGTAAAAAACAAAGGCGTTATTAGCCTCAACATTGCTCAATACGCTCTTGAACAATTAGAAGTAGATGCCATGGGCTTTGATGCTATGGATCGTAAATTTTTAAGAGCGTTAATAGATAAATTTGGCGGCGGGCCGGCAGGCATTGAAGCCATTGCCGCCAGCATTAATGAAGAAAAAGAAACTTTGGAAGATGTTTACGAACCATTTCTTATTCAACAAGGTTTTATTAACCGTACCCCCCGTGGCCGCACCGCCACGCCTCGTGCTTTTGAATATTTAGGATTTAAACCGCCCGCAAAAAGTACCAATCAAGATTCTTTATTTTAA
- a CDS encoding septum formation initiator family protein, whose product MHLVEKKDFNLIFYILASVIFVVFLIFLLSGEKGLIHLHALGKIKRNLENQNHTALQENLSLRYQVKSLYESDAVEHLAKETLGLINADEVVYIIK is encoded by the coding sequence ATGCACTTAGTAGAGAAAAAAGATTTCAATCTTATTTTTTATATTCTCGCCTCAGTTATTTTTGTGGTGTTTCTTATCTTTTTGCTATCGGGCGAAAAAGGACTCATTCATTTGCATGCGCTTGGAAAAATAAAAAGGAATTTAGAAAACCAAAACCACACCGCTTTGCAGGAAAATTTAAGTTTGCGTTATCAGGTAAAAAGCCTCTACGAGTCTGACGCTGTAGAACATTTGGCCAAAGAAACCTTAGGTCTCATCAATGCGGATGAGGTTGTGTATATTATTAAGTAA